In Deltaproteobacteria bacterium, a single genomic region encodes these proteins:
- a CDS encoding RNA polymerase factor sigma-32, producing the protein MRKKKTKTNKKETPTKDILRPAQAPESPPDSHLVKYDPLQLYLREIGQHRLLTREEEKELAIRVTEHGDREAAYRLVTSNLRLVVKIAMEFQRAWMQNLLDLIQEGNIGLMQAVQKFDPYKGVRFSYYASFWIKAYILKFIMDNWRLVKIGTTQAQRKLFFRLKKEKQKLMSEGFDPKPKLLSERLGVTEQEVTDMDQRLDGWELSLDAPIKDESDDERIAFIATPEMSSETRVAKKEMEAILHEKLASFKKDLNERERDILKTRLLSDSPATLQEIGERYGISRERVRQIESNMIRRMKSYFEQEIPEFDTFLEGLGQSE; encoded by the coding sequence ATGAGAAAAAAGAAAACAAAGACAAACAAGAAAGAGACTCCGACCAAGGATATTTTGAGGCCTGCCCAAGCGCCTGAATCCCCACCTGACTCACATCTGGTCAAATATGACCCTCTGCAACTATACCTGCGGGAAATCGGCCAGCACAGGCTTCTAACAAGAGAAGAAGAAAAGGAACTTGCTATCCGGGTCACGGAACACGGAGATCGTGAGGCAGCCTACAGACTGGTTACTTCCAACCTGAGGCTTGTGGTCAAGATAGCGATGGAGTTTCAACGGGCTTGGATGCAAAACCTGCTGGACTTGATTCAAGAAGGCAATATCGGACTCATGCAAGCGGTTCAGAAGTTCGACCCGTACAAAGGGGTTCGTTTTTCTTACTATGCCTCCTTCTGGATCAAGGCTTACATTCTCAAATTCATTATGGACAATTGGCGACTGGTCAAGATCGGCACCACGCAGGCCCAACGAAAGCTCTTTTTCAGGCTTAAAAAGGAAAAACAGAAGCTTATGTCCGAGGGATTTGATCCAAAACCGAAACTCCTTTCTGAGAGACTTGGAGTTACTGAGCAGGAAGTCACTGATATGGATCAACGATTGGATGGATGGGAGCTCTCCCTGGATGCCCCGATCAAGGATGAGTCTGACGATGAGCGGATCGCATTTATTGCAACACCTGAAATGTCTTCCGAGACCAGGGTGGCAAAGAAAGAGATGGAGGCAATCCTTCACGAAAAGCTGGCATCTTTCAAGAAAGACCTAAACGAGCGCGAACGCGACATCCTCAAAACCCGCCTCTTGTCCGACTCTCCCGCGACTCTTCAGGAGATAGGCGAGCGTTATGGCATTTCAAGGGAGCGTGTCCGCCAGATTGAAAGCAATATGATCAGGAGGATGAAGTCGTAC